A single Bacillota bacterium DNA region contains:
- a CDS encoding oligopeptide/dipeptide ABC transporter ATP-binding protein, with product NALHPYSQGLLRSTLDVGAEDARLQPIPGNPPNLLAPPPGCRFHPHCTLRQPICEREQPALRPVGGGHEVACHLVQGGAPHV from the coding sequence AACGCGCTCCATCCCTACTCCCAAGGACTGCTCCGCTCGACCTTGGACGTCGGTGCCGAAGACGCCCGCCTCCAGCCCATCCCGGGGAATCCGCCCAACCTCCTCGCGCCTCCGCCGGGATGTCGCTTCCATCCCCACTGTACGTTGAGGCAGCCCATCTGCGAGCGAGAACAGCCCGCCCTCCGTCCGGTTGGTGGGGGACATGAGGTTGCGTGCCATTTAGTCCAAGGAGGGGCCCCACATGTCTGA